CAAGCCTCGCCTAAATCAAGAAAGGGTTGATCGGGATTTTCCTTCCAAACTTTATCCCCAATCAGTAAAGCCCCTTCGGTTGTTTCCTTTGGATTGCTTGTAAATCGGATAGAATTGAGGTTTCTTTCGAAACGATTTTGAAACAGAATTTTGAGAAGGTTTAAAGAAGTGAGTGAATCGGAATCGATGTAAATTGTTTTTATATTTTGAATGGTTGTACGTTTATTTCTAAAAAAAAGCTTCACGGTATCGACGGCGCCAAAGCTTCCAATTCCAACCCCCTCTATTAAATACCAGTCAGGGTCGAGAAAGGCAGTTACAACCGGAGACATAATAATGTCATCGGGACCGGACAATTTGGCCAGTTGCGAAGGCGGGGCCTTAAAAATATCACACGGGAGACCGTGTATGAGCGGGATAACGTTGGAATATGAAACGGTACCTAAGCGCATAGGGAAAGGACAATGGACAATGGACAATGGACTAAAAAGTATTTGGTCCCTTGTCCATGGTCCGTGGTCCATAGTCCATAGTCCATAGTCCGTGTTCCCCCTATCAAACCCCTTGCTATGATCCAAGTGTTATGTTAGTTCCGCTCCAGCTTTCTAATGAACTGAAAGTGGGCCTTTAGCCCACTTTTTTTTTGAAAAGAGATTGTTATATGTGAAGGATGGGTCCTGGCATTTAACTCCGCAAATCCTTTGGATTTGCTACGCGGCCCAGCTCGCTGGGCCTTGTCCAAATGCTTGCACGCCCTCCCGAAAGATCGGGCTGACAAGCATTCGCCTGCCACCCATCATTCACATATGGTTATGAATTTAAATATGATTAAAGTGAGCAAAGCGAACGTGAGGGGGAGGCTCCAACGGCTTTGCCGTTGGAGGGGGCGACGCGAGCCCCTATAAAATGGATATAGCCGCTCTTTTAGAAAATGTTGAAAAGATTGTGAATCCGGTTGTGGAGAGTCTGGGTTTGGAGCTCATTGAAAGGGAGTTTATTCTCGATCAGGGGCGTTGGATTTTGCGGTTGTATATCGACCGCGAAGGAAAAGGCGTCACGATAGATGATTGCGAGACCGTCTCACGGGCTCTGGAACCGGTTTTGGATGTGGAAGATATCATCCCCCAAAAATATTTTTTGGAGGTTTCTTCCCCGGGAATAGACCGTCCTTTAAGACGACCCAAAGATTTTGAACGGTTTGCAGGAAGTTTTGTCAAACTGGATACGAATGAAAAATTGGGAGACCGACATCATTTTTCAGGAATTTTGAAAGGTTTGCGTAACAATCAGATTGTTCTCCAAGAGGGAGAACAGGAGTGGCAGATCCCGTTCGAGTCGCTGAAAAAAGCGAAGATAAGGAGTGAAGAATTATGGCAACAAAAGCAAAAACGAAAGTAAAAACAAAACCCCAACCAAAAAATAAAATGTTTCAGGAACTCGACCGAGTTCTGGATCAAATTTCAAGAGACAAAAATATTCCGAAAGAAAAACTGACAGAAGCCATTGAATCGGCTTTTCTAAGTGCCGCGCGCAAAAAATGGGGACACTTGGGAGAACTCGAAGCCCATTACAATCAGGAAAATGGCGAAATCGAACTTTTTCAATTTAAAACCGTCGCAGAGAAAGTGGAAGACCACAACACACAAATGAGCGTAGCAGAAGGATATGAACTGGATCCCGAAGCTCAGGTTGGAGACAGTTTGGGTGTGAAAATGGATCCTTCCGAGTTTGGGCGCATCGCCGCTCAAGCCGCAAAACAGGTTATCATCCAAAAGGTCAGAGAAGCGGAACGTGATCTTATTTATAATGAATACAAAGACCGTGTCGGAGAATTGGTCACGGGTGTTGTGCGCCGTTATGAAAAAGGCGATTTGGTGATCGATCTGGGACGCACCGAAGCCAGCGTTCCGCGCAGTGAACAGGTCCCGGCGGAACTTTATAAAATTGGGGATCGTGTGCAGGCCTATTTTGTGGAGATCAATCCGCATCGTGCTTCCATGTTGGTTCTTTCAAGACGTCATCCCAATCTGGTGCGCAAACTTTTCGAAATGGAAGTCCCCGAAGTGGCCGATGGCACTGTCACCATTAAAAATGTGGCGAGAGAACCGGGTGTGCGAGCCAAGATTGGTGTTTATTCAAAAGATTCGGATGTGGATCCCGTGGGAGCTTGCGTGGGCATGAAAGGTTCCCGCGTTCAGAGTGTCGTTCAGGAATTAAGAGGTGAGAAAATAGATATTGTGACGTGGGATGAAGATCCGGCCCGTTTTGTTTGCAATGCCATTGCTCCCGCTGAAGTGGTCAAAGTGATTATCAAAGAAAGAGAACGTTCGATGGATGTGGTGGTTCCGGACGATCAGTTGTCTTTGGCCATCGGTCGCAAAGGACAGAACGTCCGCTTGGCCGCTCAGTTGACCGGTTGGAATATCGACGTCTTCAGTGAAACCAAAGTGGAAGAACTGGCCACCCGTTGCAAAGGAGTACTCACAAAAGTACTGGGACTCGATGATAGCACCGCTATCATTTTATACGCTCACGGTTTTCGCTATTTTGAAGACATTGCCAAGGCAGATTGGGAAACTTTCAAAGTGGTTCCCGGTGTTGGCGAAGAACGTCTAAAAGAAATTCAAGCCGTCGCTCAAAAAGCGGTGCAGGATGGAACAACGACGGAACAGATGATGGCCACGCTTTTTTCCGGCAATTTGTTTGATAAAAAAGAAGAATCCAAAACATCTGAGACGCCGGTTGAAACACCCGTTGCCGTAACAGAAGAGCATCATAAAATATCGTAAACTATGGACTCTGATAAAAAACCGATTGTTGAACAACGCATCAAACCGACGGTCATTCGCAGGCGGGCCAAGGAAGAGCCGGTAGCGAAGCCGCCTGTTCCTGTGAAAGCGGAAGCTCTATCACAACCGTCAAAACCAGAAAAACCCGCCGCGCCGGTGTTTATTGAAACAGAGGTCGCCCCTCCCATTATTCATTTGACCGCAAAAGAAAAGGAAGAGAAGGCGAAGAAAGCGGCCAAGAAAAAGAAATCAAAAGCGGAACTCGAACTGGAAGATATTCAACGCGCCGGTGGATTAAAACAATTCGCTCAACAAACTTTGGGAAGTGAAGAAGAGACGGAACCTGCCGAAAAAACTTTTGCGCCCTCAGTTGAGCGCGTCTTTGAACCGACCCATGTTGGAAGCGGTCGTCGTAAAAAACCGATTCGCCGTGAATTCAAGCAGACCCAAATTACCGAAACAAATGTAGCTAAGAAGGTGATTCGCATTCAAAATGCCATCACCATTTCAGAACTTTCCCAGTCAATGGGAATCAAATCGTCCGAGTTGATCAAAAAATTGATGGGGTTGGGAATGATGGCAACCACCAACCAAAATCTGGATGTCGATACCGCTACTCTGCTTGCCACCGATTATGGATTTGAGGTTCTGCACACCGCGTTCAAGGAAGAAGAGGTTTTGAAAGCCACGGCAAAAGAAACGGAAGATACGGATATGCAATGGCGTGCACCGGTTGTTACCGTGATGGGGCATGTTGACCATGGCAAAACTTCTCTGCTGGATGCAATTCGCAAAACCAAAGTCACGGAAAAAGAAGCGGGCGGAATCACGCAACACATCGGCGCTTATGAAGTGACGGTTGCGGAAACGCAACCGTCATCCCGAGGTCCAAAGGACCGAGGGATCTCCGAGGAGATCCTTCGCTCTGCTCAGGATGATCGTGCGATTTATCGCACGATCACATTTATTGATACACCCGGCCATCAAGCCTTTACGCAGATGCGCGCGCGTGGAGCGCAGGTCACCGATATTGTGGTGCTCGTTGTGGCGGCCGATGACGGCTTGATGCCGCAAACCATTGAAGCCATCAATCACGCCAAGGCGGCCAATGTTTCCATCATCGTGGCGATTAATAAAATCGACAAACCTCAGGCCGATCCGGAAAAAGTAAAACGTCAACTAACTGAACACGGTTTGGTGGCGGAAGATTGGGGTGGAGATATTGTTTGCGTTCCCACCTCTGCAAAAACGGGACAGGGTTTGGATCATTTGCTCGAAATGATTTTGTTGACCGCCGAAGTAAAAGAACTGAAAGCCAATGTCAGCGGAAGAGCGAAGGGCGTTGTGATTGAAGCGCGGTTGGATAAAGGACGCGGCCCTGTGGCTACAGCCTTGATTCAATCGGGGATATTAAATGTGGGAGATTTTGTGGTGGCGGGTCTCACCTACGGACGCGCGCGTGCCATGTTGCAGGCGGATGGTTCTTCTGTTGAAAAAGCGGGTCCTTCCAAACCGGTGGGACTCATCGGTTTGAATGCGGTGCCGGAAGCGGGAGAAGAATTGTTTGTGGTGGAAGACGAACGAGACGCCAAACGCATTGTTGAAACACGCCAGGCAAAAAAACGTTCTTCTGAATTATCGAAATCAGCCAAATTTTCACTTGAATCTTTGCAGGAACAAATTTCCAAAGGCGAAACGCACGAACTTCCCTTGGTTATCAAGGGAGACGTCGCGGGTTCGGTGGAAGCTCTCACCGAAGCACTGACCGGCATGAGCAATAATCAGGTCACCGTGAAGACGCTTCACTCGGGCATTGGCGGCATTACAGAAAACGATGTCATGTTGGCCCGCGCTTCCAGAGCGGTTATTATTGGTTTCAACGTGGCGCCCGAAGGAAAGGCGAGGGCGTTGGCAGAACAGGAA
This region of Deltaproteobacteria bacterium genomic DNA includes:
- a CDS encoding ribosome maturation factor RimP; this translates as MDIAALLENVEKIVNPVVESLGLELIEREFILDQGRWILRLYIDREGKGVTIDDCETVSRALEPVLDVEDIIPQKYFLEVSSPGIDRPLRRPKDFERFAGSFVKLDTNEKLGDRHHFSGILKGLRNNQIVLQEGEQEWQIPFESLKKAKIRSEELWQQKQKRK
- the nusA gene encoding transcription termination/antitermination protein NusA, which gives rise to MATKAKTKVKTKPQPKNKMFQELDRVLDQISRDKNIPKEKLTEAIESAFLSAARKKWGHLGELEAHYNQENGEIELFQFKTVAEKVEDHNTQMSVAEGYELDPEAQVGDSLGVKMDPSEFGRIAAQAAKQVIIQKVREAERDLIYNEYKDRVGELVTGVVRRYEKGDLVIDLGRTEASVPRSEQVPAELYKIGDRVQAYFVEINPHRASMLVLSRRHPNLVRKLFEMEVPEVADGTVTIKNVAREPGVRAKIGVYSKDSDVDPVGACVGMKGSRVQSVVQELRGEKIDIVTWDEDPARFVCNAIAPAEVVKVIIKERERSMDVVVPDDQLSLAIGRKGQNVRLAAQLTGWNIDVFSETKVEELATRCKGVLTKVLGLDDSTAIILYAHGFRYFEDIAKADWETFKVVPGVGEERLKEIQAVAQKAVQDGTTTEQMMATLFSGNLFDKKEESKTSETPVETPVAVTEEHHKIS
- the infB gene encoding translation initiation factor IF-2 — its product is MDSDKKPIVEQRIKPTVIRRRAKEEPVAKPPVPVKAEALSQPSKPEKPAAPVFIETEVAPPIIHLTAKEKEEKAKKAAKKKKSKAELELEDIQRAGGLKQFAQQTLGSEEETEPAEKTFAPSVERVFEPTHVGSGRRKKPIRREFKQTQITETNVAKKVIRIQNAITISELSQSMGIKSSELIKKLMGLGMMATTNQNLDVDTATLLATDYGFEVLHTAFKEEEVLKATAKETEDTDMQWRAPVVTVMGHVDHGKTSLLDAIRKTKVTEKEAGGITQHIGAYEVTVAETQPSSRGPKDRGISEEILRSAQDDRAIYRTITFIDTPGHQAFTQMRARGAQVTDIVVLVVAADDGLMPQTIEAINHAKAANVSIIVAINKIDKPQADPEKVKRQLTEHGLVAEDWGGDIVCVPTSAKTGQGLDHLLEMILLTAEVKELKANVSGRAKGVVIEARLDKGRGPVATALIQSGILNVGDFVVAGLTYGRARAMLQADGSSVEKAGPSKPVGLIGLNAVPEAGEELFVVEDERDAKRIVETRQAKKRSSELSKSAKFSLESLQEQISKGETHELPLVIKGDVAGSVEALTEALTGMSNNQVTVKTLHSGIGGITENDVMLARASRAVIIGFNVAPEGKARALAEQEGIEIRLHNIIYEVMDDIKNAMEGLLAPKITEKFLGRANVKQVFKITKVGTIAGCMVSDGIIRRNCQLRLIRDGQIIYQGKPASLKRFKDDAREVTAGMDCGIAIENFNDIKEGDVLEAFIMEETAQKLL